The DNA sequence GTTGTTATTTGCTTCTGTGCCACCTTAATGCAGTTCTTAATTGTTTGTTAGCAGAAGCCAAAAGCATGACTGAGGAAGGCATATTGAGCCTGAACAATAAACGTATGTTGACTCAAATCACATGTCAATACATACAAGTGGTTCTGTGGTTCTGTCGTTTTGAGCTTCTACCAGAGGGCTTCCATGATGCTATGCATTTAAGAAGTTTATGCTATAACTACCCTGTAATTCAGGAGTACTACACCAGTTGTCGACAGAAGTGTGAGAGTTTTTCAAGGGGGGAAATGAATCCTGATTACCTGATCATTGATGGACTGGTTTCTCGCCTAGGAAATAGGATTGAGAATTTGTGGGAAAACGATGAAGGAAGCACTGGAAAATATCCTCCTCCAAGTCTGCATGCACTGCTTGACATATACTTACTTGATAATATTCCAGAAGCAAACAAACATGCAGTTACCATCTATTTGCTGCTAGATATTCTGTCTTGTTTTCCAAAGATGATTCTGccattgaatcatttcttaagcTTTTTGCCATTTCTTATAGCCAACTGAAACTGATTAAAGGATTGTGGTATATAGACCATAAAAATTATGAGAGGGCTTTGGAACTTCTGTTTGACCCAGCCACAGTCGAACCTTTGCCATGGCAACATACAATGATTCTTCAAGCTTTCATAAGTCATGGTGAGCACAGAATCGCCCTCAGATATATCCATTCCATGAAGCCAACGATGTCCACAGATGGTGATGTTTGCCTTCACTTCACCATTTTGACCTATAATAGGTGTGTGGTTGAGGCCTTAAATTTGCTGCGGCAACATTCTAGTAGTTTAAACAGAAAGGACTTATTCAAGCACACTTACGACATGTGCCAGGAACTGGGCTTGCTGGAAGATTTTCTAAAGATACCGCTCAAAGACACTGAACATGAGGATTTGGTAAGAACTTTGCAAACCAGTCCTAGAATCAAAGAATCCTCTCCTGGAGTATCTTCTCCCCCAATACCTAATGCTTCTGTTGGAACCCCAATTGCACAAGCTTCACAAAAAAGTTCTAAAGAGCTGAATACGGCTGATTATCCTGTACCTCAGCCTTCTCAATGTATGAGGGTTTTTCTGCAGAGCCCCACCAAATCTCCTTTGTACCTTCCATCTTATTTAATGCCAGTAAATTCATGTGTCAAAAGATCTTGGGACCAAATTACCAAGGCTAAGGAAATACATTGCCTTGAAACTCCTCTTGTGGCTAAGAAAGCTAAAATTTCGGCCACAACAGTTAATGCTTCTGGATTTGCCAAAGCTagtcttcaatccattttaaaGTCTTGTCGTCCATCAACTTTAGCATCACCCTCTTTGTCTTCTGGACCTTCTCTTGTTCCTTTACAACTGAAGGAAACTTCAATTTCATTGAGGGAAGAGGGCATAACTGCACCATGTACAACTGGAGTTGCCTATGACaacaaaactaatatatatgttACTACACCACCACGTTCAATTCTAAAAAAACCTGACTCACTGAAGACCCGAAAGAAGGTATCTTTTTCCTTAGAccatcaagaaaatgaaaatcaagaatTGCATGTAAGGCTACAGGATACTGCGAGCTCTTCTACTGAACTAATTGCTGATGTAACAGAAAAAGGGCAAGATGGTAATAGTAATATGGTTGAGTCTGAAGGAAGTCCTCCTAAAATGCCAGGACTTTCTGATACTGGGAATACCGAAGATATTTTGCTGTCATCTCTGACAGCACAACAGGCAGAAGTCCCCATGTCTGACACACCTAGAAAACGTGGTAGACCAAGAAACATAAATGCTGATGATGTAGCACCCACAGCTCATGAGGAGGAGAGAAGTCCCAAAAGGAGAAAAGATCTTAGCATTCAAAGGAGATCGACAAGAAACACCTCAGTTACAACAATAAATACTCATGCTGGAGAACGAGCTTCAGAGAAGTCAGTTTCAGTTCCAGAAGAGGAACTTGAGCCAGTGTTGAG is a window from the Suncus etruscus isolate mSunEtr1 chromosome 16, mSunEtr1.pri.cur, whole genome shotgun sequence genome containing:
- the LOC126032164 gene encoding LOW QUALITY PROTEIN: protein ELYS-like (The sequence of the model RefSeq protein was modified relative to this genomic sequence to represent the inferred CDS: inserted 2 bases in 2 codons), with amino-acid sequence MTGTTGTTDTTDTSRCEISCPGLMDLPSKFPAAKAISSLAVAQGSQEVPVECCWIEAAAGAQQRWACLRTFVASPRRCCDAVAQCRCCLGSLGLLGGRGGSASSSAALESGEYLHNCSYFALWSLDSVVSRFFPHDILHILVHERSLSRGIPPSHPPPEDFFHPRCLNFATCLMNSGVVHINCNGFQKKNLMFSSALGQSLNSAIPDHYKQCFXADMSPQSLDSPSSNLSQQDQLEALWSAVDQTNFLALMSRCIKQWASEHPHSATKLCFVLEWTWNKVNVTKEELVRLCAPLFDGSCHIIDPQTIQSIHCCYLLLCHLNAVLNCLLAEAKSMTEEGILSLNNKRMLTQITCQYIQVVLWFCRFELLPEGFHDAMHLRSLCYNYPVIQEYYTSCRQKCESFSRGEMNPDYLIIDGLVSRLGNRIENLWENDEGSTGKYPPPSLHALLDIYLLDNIPEANKHAVTIYLLLDILSCFPKXDSAIESFLKLFAISYSQLKLIKGLWYIDHKNYERALELLFDPATVEPLPWQHTMILQAFISHGEHRIALRYIHSMKPTMSTDGDVCLHFTILTYNRCVVEALNLLRQHSSSLNRKDLFKHTYDMCQELGLLEDFLKIPLKDTEHEDLVRTLQTSPRIKESSPGVSSPPIPNASVGTPIAQASQKSSKELNTADYPVPQPSQCMRVFLQSPTKSPLYLPSYLMPVNSCVKRSWDQITKAKEIHCLETPLVAKKAKISATTVNASGFAKASLQSILKSCRPSTLASPSLSSGPSLVPLQLKETSISLREEGITAPCTTGVAYDNKTNIYVTTPPRSILKKPDSLKTRKKVSFSLDHQENENQELHVRLQDTASSSTELIADVTEKGQDGNSNMVESEGSPPKMPGLSDTGNTEDILLSSLTAQQAEVPMSDTPRKRGRPRNINADDVAPTAHEEERSPKRRKDLSIQRRSTRNTSVTTINTHAGERASEKSVSVPEEELEPVLSPK